From Bradyrhizobium sp. sBnM-33:
CAGGCTTTCCTGGCGGCGGCCATCGGAGCCGGATGTTCAGTGCTATCGGATATGCGACTTGATGAATTGCCCGGCGCAGGCCAGCGCGCGGCGCCCGTCTTCGAGTTTGGCATTCCAGACCGGCCAGGCGTGGATCATGTGTGGCCAGATCTGCAGCGTCACATCGACATCGGCCGCCCCCGCGGCCTCGGCAAGCTGCGTGGCGTCCGCCAGCAAGGTCTCGGCTGATCCGACCTGAATCAGGAACGGCGGAAAGCCGGTGAGATCGGCGAATAGCGGCGAGATCAGTGGATCGCGGCGGTCGATGGGTGGCGGCGCGTAGGCATTCGCGAGCTCGGCCAGATAGGCCTTGCGGATCAGCGGATCGATTGCGTCCTTGGTTAGAAGCGTCTTGCCTGACATCGTGAGGTCGGTCCAGGGCGAGACCAGCCAGATGCACGCCGGCAATTCCTCGCTGGCGGCGCGCAGCCGATCAAGCAGCCCGAGCGTCAGGTTGCCGCCGGCGCTGTCGCCGCCGACCGCGATGCTTGCCGCGGCGATGCCTTGCTTGCGCAGAAAATGCCACGCGGTCAGTGCGTCTTCGTGGGCGGCGGGGTAGGGGTGTTCGGGCGCGCGCCGGTAGTCGATCGCGAGGGTGCGGGTGCGTGCCGCGCGTCCGGCTTCCGTCACCAGGCGGCGGTGACTGACAATCGAGCCGGAGCAGTATCCGCCGCCATGGAAGTACAGCAGCACACGCGATGTGTCGCTGCCCGGCGCGATCGACCACTCGCCGGCGACGCCGGCACAATCGACCGGCTCGCATTCCACGTCGGATGCCACCGGCCAGGTCGATCCGACTTCGTCGAGCCGCTGCCGCCGTTCCGCCCATCCGACCGGCCGCGGCTTCGAACCCAGCAATGCACGGATGGCGTCGATCTCGCTGTGAGCCAAGGTACGTTCTCCGGCCGCGGCGGTCCATCATTGCACATCGGTCGTGCGGTGCAAAAGATCGACAAGGCCGGCCAGGCCGCGCCGGTCCGCCAAAAATTTTTATCCGCACCCTTGAAACCAAATCGCGGTTTTCCAATTTTTTTGCTGCCGCCGATAGGCGGCGGTCCGGGCGCCTTTGGGGCCCGGTCCTGGGACGGGCACCGGTCGTGTCCGGTGCCGCTCGTATCCAACTTGCTCCATGGAGGATTTGGCTATGCGCACCTACGACTTTACGCCGCTTTGGCGTTCGACCATTGGCTTCGATCGCCTTTTCGACCTCGCTGAAACCGCGCAACGCATGGGCGAGGATAACTACCCTCCCTACAACATCGAACGTCTGGGCGAAGACCGCTACCAGATCTCGCTCGCGGTCGCCGGCTTCTCGACCGATG
This genomic window contains:
- a CDS encoding alpha/beta hydrolase, yielding MAHSEIDAIRALLGSKPRPVGWAERRQRLDEVGSTWPVASDVECEPVDCAGVAGEWSIAPGSDTSRVLLYFHGGGYCSGSIVSHRRLVTEAGRAARTRTLAIDYRRAPEHPYPAAHEDALTAWHFLRKQGIAAASIAVGGDSAGGNLTLGLLDRLRAASEELPACIWLVSPWTDLTMSGKTLLTKDAIDPLIRKAYLAELANAYAPPPIDRRDPLISPLFADLTGFPPFLIQVGSAETLLADATQLAEAAGAADVDVTLQIWPHMIHAWPVWNAKLEDGRRALACAGQFIKSHIR